tatgtataaaaataaatagattcttataataaaattatatttattgtagTTAGATCTTTGATTTTGGATATAAGTTAGATTAGTCGAGTCATTAATGTTGTGGAGTATATTgaattacatatatattctttcaaattcaaactcaagtataattaaatcaaatcaaattagttttatttctCGCATAAATatgcatgtattttcataatatttatcaaaattatatgttaatttttaaaagatattagaaaataaagagaTGATCAATAGAAAACCTAAGTATAGctgatatatttttgtaagCTCATGAACGAATATcagtatttacaataattaagtttttttctaACTTCTAAATAATTGTATGCCTTAGATTTATTGAAAAGTAaactgaaattattttaaataatcttaaaatgagaattcagatttgtttggatattttgattatgggtatattaagttccacaaaaataaagaaaacataaaattaaaagaaacaaaatataggGTAAATTTCATGTTTAACATTTTCATgttaccacttttcatctttaccaccactaaagagacattttcaaatataacttcttcatcaagagacattttcaaatataacattttcaaatacccttgttctatatatatataataaatcattatttaaataaaaaaatgtgttttcgattatacttattcaaattcgaacttttatatatatatatatatatatatatatatatattttgaattttttcgattttttatttatttgtttttttcaaattttctttttgaaaaatcaaaaattatgtttgaaactatttttaaaatttttttaatttttttaagcatttatttatatatatattagaatcctaaagttcatattccaaaaaccctatttcACCCCTCAACTATAAACCCTAGGGGGTATAAGTGTtttttacctttcattaaaagtgaaggtaaaagtgattagtgtagacatgaaaaatggtactatgaatgtggtatttgtggcaatttcccacaaaatattaagaaaaagtatttataataataataaagtataATAGATATACCTCACTAAAAGtatattctatttaaaaatattttttaattatttgatcaaaatatgtttatcataaaaaatattttaggttccATTTTCAACATCTCTTAAAAATCAGCAGTAAAATTGTGATTGTTTTTGTGAAATCATactatataagtaaaatataatttatatgttttttctgTAATTGTAAGATATTATAGTCATGTAAAGATTATGTAAAACatatttcaataataataattataaaatatttttagtcaattaaacatatGATCGTTTATGTTATTAAGTATTTTATGtattcatctaagaaaatatatagatataaataaaatatttatattactttggaaatatatttattttatattgtataaagtatgtttttaaagatataatatttatttttttaatatcaagattatcttggtgaaattttttttcattaaatcaaattatataaaaatattttttttgttttcatctaaaaaatatagatataaagaaagtatttttattactttgaaagtatattttttactgtaaaaatatgttttaaacggaatattactattttgtgaactttcattttttttataaaatcatattatataaacatatattttatcttttttaaaaacaaaattcgtTTAGAAAccttataattttttcttcttttattatatattttatttggaaaAACTAAAATggaaactaaatttttttaataatagtatttaaggATACCTATATAAATAACTGTCGTAAGAATTAACGTTAGCGCGACACATAGAAAActgatttctcaaataatattattgagattggtgcaaacatataaatcaattttattaatccagacaataatttattttctaattgataggatatataattaattttaaatgatattaagatATATACAaagtatattattaatattaatttctattaaatgatgctttctactaatatggttttttttatcatttgtatcatttatagcaaaaaatttattttattgataacaaaaaagttattgtgggattaatatttttagtaatttatatattttttaaaataagttgtcaatatttgttcaaagcttttatcaaaaaaaaattgttcaaagtttcaaaattaaaaaatttatatattttatatggtatatagtttagtttaaaacaatatatatatatatatatacatattttaatctttaatagttaactaaattatactttttacttatatgattttgtcataacaaaaaatttaaaccacggatcaaaaaaattgaatgtgatacttttaacagttttagtaatttattgttgtttttaaaaattaaaaaaaataacatgtacataaaaatctaaaatttattatatggttgatgtaattgtttaatttattttaataatttaaaattaaacaaatatgacataagatatactaatttttatcaaatctttattatttaaaatcattaattatcatatatactttagcaatattaggcaattccgtaacttttatttaagaaaataataatgaatattaataaatgaatttatgGTGAGTTTAAAGAAacttattgtataattatatgaaccaacatatttctttaatgattctaagaatcatcttagTAATGACATGtgactacaaaaagaagttgtaatgtttctcaactAAAATATAAGAGATTTACGAGGAATTGCCccatatatacattaaaaagaCACCCtttctcttttcatttttttcctctctctctctaaaatctaAGGTTTTGATTGGAGACCAccatataaatgaaaaaatgaataaaatgaaaaaaaattcattttaggAATTGGAAAAATAGAAAACTTTATTCGATTTGTTCTTGATCAGAATTGCTGAGGAAaacttttctttataaattcatTCATTCATAGGAATTTAGAAGAAAAGAGCGGGACTTACCTTTCaataatttaactaaaaattCAACCTAACTAGTATAAATTTTGAGGAACCAAAAATTCAACATAACTAGTATAATTACCCATTTTTAGTTAATTGACAAATAAAGCCTTCATTtattggtaatttttttttctgataaatCTAACAGTTAATACTTgtaatcttttatatttttctaatatttgaaagttgttttttttctttcagcgtggttcttctgtttttttttctcctttctaAAACCCAATCAAATAAACGACCACAAATCATGCTATTAGCATCTAAAAGAATATCAATTTTTAGTTgtgttttcattattttatttttaattaattttctatgTTTGAGTTTGTGactaaaaaaggaaaacaaatttCATAAGATTcacatgaaaacaaaattttaaatgatcttttttcttagaaatttttctatatgttcttttttttagcAACTTTCTACTTGTTCTTAAaagtttgtatttatattttaaacttttttaagTCACTATTTGTTGAATAAAGTTTTCACTAAACTCAAgttatattatttcattttacTAATTggttattttgtatttttgttttccaaattaatatttttaaatctttattttGATTACGTGTTTAttattggtttttggttttatctttctttttagtttaaacaTAAATTTGCTGGTCAGAGGAATTGATTTTTTgtgaaattcattttttttgttggtttgagttttgatatttcgtgaagaaacaagaacgtaaatctgtttttatttttctatttttatgaatattctctttctgtttttttatttaaaaaattgtatgttttaaatttaattatgtgaaaaataattaaattatgcGTTTTCGCTAAATTATtatctattaataaaaaataatgtcaaagttttgtttggCTTGAAAAAAAAGTTACTAAAAATTTATGCCCTGTTAAATGTTTTGCTAgtaattttagtttaaataataaaaatcatttttagaatatttcatGAGAAATTTTCTAGGATagtttttttgagtttttgtcacaaaaatagcgttcaatgagaaaaatgactaaaattttttttattaaagaataaaagtacatttttaccttagggttaactaatctagacttatggtttagagttaaggtgTGAAGTTTTGAGGAtagagttttaaattttaaaaaataaatattaaaattttcaaaataaagaaaaaaactattttggtcattttcgtTTTTGTAGGCtgtttttgtgacaaaaacttaaaaaaaaaaattatttgagagaattgcctgtaatttattaaattttaaatttttactcttagatgtctatattttatacaaaCTCTTGATGAGGTGACATCATGATAAAGAGAAAAATCATTCTTTATgtgtatagatatataatacTTTCATCTTATATTTACTGGATTCTGTAATTTCTATGTGAaataggggtgttcaatccggatatcggttcggtttcggttcggttttttcggttttcggtattttggttagtaaaatataactaccattctaaatccatatttacttcggttcggttcggtttatataccgtcggttttcggtttattcggttttataccaaaaaacataattattttgtttgagatcatatgatatgaattttagagtcatattgtcaacacagtcatatattaaaaatatattgcatgttcaaataaatgaacaaaaaagtaaaaatgtttctaccatcaaataaaataatcaaatctataactaaaatcaaagcttgaaattttgaaaataaaaatatgaaacaaaacagaaacatgaaagaaaagtttttctactcttccatatttagtgttcattaaagtcatgctttttaaattgaaatttttccattaattattgtccatcaaaattataatctttatattaatttagtgaagactaaaataaagcaaaaatatcaaaaaaaacttagaaaacaagatgtctgaattgcgatgtattgttatttagttatatttcAAGTGTTTTGCAAATTAAGGTTTTTTacttattaacacaaatttaacttaggtaacaaatagattttcatgtattgttataaaatagatacatatttacatgtttctacttttaatcggttttgttcggtttattcggtttaatcggttatataccaaaccatatccaaatcctacggtttttataaaattatatccattcggtttatatggtatataccaaaaccaaaccatattgtctatttcggttcggttcggttcggtacgtttcggttttaccatattgaacagccctaatgTGAAATAAAAACggattttgtaataaaattgtttgccagaaaaataataattcagaaAATCTTCTTGCCACAAGTGCGAGAAGTTATGCAGGCCGCTAATAAGGTGAGCCCAAATACATTCCACAAATCGTGAATGGTCTCTGTCCTCCATAAGTCGCACGCAGAGAAAGGATCCGAATCCACCATACTCTCGCCGCCGTAATCAGAAAACTGAAAATCGTTAGACTGATGCAAGCGGTTAGGGTGAGGAAGTTTTGTGAaggataattaaaaataatgtcTCTGAGGATAAAAGTGGTGGTGGATAAGTTTGTGGAGGAGCTAAAGCAAGCTCTGGACGCCGATATACAAGATCGGATCATGAAGGAGAGGGAGATGCAGAGCTACATCGAGGAGCGAGAGCGCGAAGTCGCTGAGCGAGAAGCCGCCTGGAAAGCTGAGCTCTCTCGCCGCGAGGTTATTTATACCTGAAATGTTAGGGTTTTGAGAAATGTGCTGATTTtatgattgattgattgcagACGGAGATCGCTAGACAGGAAGCGAGGTTGAAGATGGAGAGAGAGAAtctggagaaggagaagagcgTTCTCATGGGGACTGCGTCGAACCAGGATAATCAAGACGGCGCTCTGGAGATTACTGTCAGCGGTGAGAAGTATCGGTGTCTTAGATTCTCCAAGGCCAAGAAATGAGCGCACAAAGTCACTTTACAGTGCTGTTTCATGCTTAGGGTTTGTTTGATTGATGTGCCTGCTATATCTTACACTGTGTTGTGGTACCTATGAAGAACATTCTAGGGCTCAGTGTTGGTTTGGAGATCTTATGTTCTTGGAAGATTAATTCTCACTCAAGGAAAGGAAGTATCTGTCTGCCTTCCTttagttttatctttttttgctATGAATCTAAACTTACTGGTCTATTCAAGGATTGGATGTTGTGGTTTGGATTGAATTTTGATCAACTGACTACTTTAACCAACTCTTTTTTACTTGTCAAGGTGTGTACTAGTCATAAGTTTCCAGCTGATTTTTCAGTTGTCAACTCCTGTATACTGGAACTTGTATATGCTTGCTTGATTACCGAAGAGGTTTCTCCCGAGTCCAAGATGGCATCAGTATATTTTGTTCAGTAGATAGCTGCAGGGAACAGGAGCTCCAGCTTATTTAAGCGAATATTGAACAACACTTGCCAGTTTCCAAAAAGCTTGGTTAAGCGAATATCTTGTCTGAAATCAACAACATAAGGGACACATGTGAATCTTCTTCCACACCAACTTAAGCACTGGCTTTGATTTATGTACGTCTACCCTCAAAACAAGTTCACTTGGATTGGCCAGAAAGACAACTCAGTGTCATGTTTTCCATGTCTTTGAAGCCCAAAAACCCCCTAACTCCTTTTACTTCCTGATCTTCTCTGTCTGATCTCGTTGTGGAAACTATAAACACCACAAAGTTTGGAACTTGGCTACACTATCTGGATTTAAATACAAACAACTGACATAAAGACATCTAATCGTGTGGTGGTGAAGATAGCAGGCTAGCGTCGTCAGAGATAAATGACATTTAATAGGGTGCAGAAGATCACAGACTCGTAGAAATGGAGATGGTACCGTTTCCACTAATACCGAAGCCAATAGAAGTAAACTACAGGGCTTGCACCATTCCTTACAGATTCCCTTCGGATAATCCCAAGATTGCCACTCCCACTGAGATCTCCTGGATCAACGTCTTCGCCAACTCCATCCCTTCTTTCAagttccttctctctctctttaatcttgagttttttttttgttaaccagTGATTATTCATGTTGATCGGGTGCTTTGATTTTGTAATCAAGAATTAACAGGAAACTCTCGTTGGTAGTTGTAGCGTTGACTTATCTGGATTTTTCATGAGCTTTGTTACTTAAGTAAAATGAGGAGGAAACGATAGGGTTGCTTCTGAAAGCttatagaaaacatattaactAGAAAATCTCAATCTTCGAAATCTGTTTCATTCGCAGGAAACGTGCAGAAAGTGATACAACTGTTTCAGATGCTCCTGCAAGAGCTCAACAATTTGCAGAAAGGTACATTTTTGTGTGTGTATGTATTTGGTATTTTACTACTCAAGGTTTTGTATCCTAAGAAATCTCTTGCTAGTGTCACCTTCATAAGGTAGACGAGTTTTGTGTCCTgcttgtttgtgtgtgtgtgtttatcaTAATTTCTGAAGTACTCTTGAAGTGTATGCAATTCAGAGATTGTGTTTAAGCCTCTTCGATTTGCGTTTAATATCTTACTTTGAATATGGGAAGATATGGGGGAATTCTAGAAGACTGGAAGAAAGATCCAGAGAGCCATGGCGGTCCACCAGATGGCGTTGTAAGTCAGAAGAATGGCCCCTTGAATTGTAGTGATGAGCTTTGTTTTACATGGAGCTTTATGGTTTGTTTACAGAGTCTCGGCAGAGCTCGTGAGCATTTACTCAGAGAGTTAGGATTCATGGACATATTCAAGAAAGTGAAGGTATGAATTCTCTATCTTGAGGTTTTAAGATAGCACCAGTTCTCTGATACTCTCTATCTCTCTGATTATAATGAGTTCATATTCAATAGGATGAAGAGAATGCAAAGGCTATATCTCTCTTTCCTGAAGTTGTCAGCCTGAGTGATGCTATTGAAGATGAAGGAGAGCGTTTGGAAAATTTGGTGAGAGGGATGTTTGCTGGTAACATCTTCGATCTTGGTTCTGCTCAGGtaaatctctctttttcttgtaCATTCCTACGGGAAGCGTGTTATTGTTTACAGGCTCTTGTCTTTTTTTCTAAAGCTTGCTGAGGTGTTTTCAAGAGATGGTTTATCTTTCTTGGCTACCTCTCAAAACTTGGTTCCGAGACCTTGGGTCATTGATGACTTGGACAGCTTCCAATCCAACTGGTTCAAGAACCGCTGGAAGAAGGTCACTCTCACTCCTTTGTTTTGCTGCTTTGTTCATACTTCAGAGATAGAGACCGCTTGACAAACTCCATTTGTTTCGtttctgtttttgatgacaGGCAGTGATTTTTGTTGACAACTCTGGTGCAGACATCATTTTGGGTATACTGCCGTTTGCAAGAGAGATGCTTCGTCGAGGAATGCAGGTTTCATTCTTTTGACTATTGATGCCAGAGTATATTCTAAAACTCTGCTACATATCTTCATCTTTCTTCCCTTTGAAGGTGGTGCTGGCTGCTAACGATCTGCCAGCCATCAACGATGTAACATATACCGAGCTTACAGAGATCTTGTCACAGGTAAACTGAATGAAATGATTCTTGATACTTTCAgccttttttttaaatggtgaTTCTTATTTAGTAGTCATGATTTACTAGTTGAATGATGAGGATGGCCAACTGATAGGCGTTGATACTTCGAAGCTTCTGGTAGCAAATTCAGGGAACGACTTAGCGGTAAGAGAAATGGGTTTTTTGTTCATTAGATTCTTGAGTTTTTGTTTACCTTCTTCTCCCTCTTTAAAACATGTTTCAGGTTATAGATCTGTCAAGAGTGTCACAGGAGCTTGCTGACATTTCAGCTGATGCAGACTTGGTCATCATAGAAGGCATGGTGAGTCTCAGTTTATAGTGTGAAAGTGAAGAGCATTTGAACAAGTATTTTAACTAGTCTTGGCTTTGTTAACTGTGGCTGTTCTCATGATCAGGGTCGTGGTATTGAGACTAACCTTTATGCTCAGTTCAAGTGTGATTCTCTCAAGATCGGAATGGTAGGTAATTTTACTAGCGAAAAGAAATGTTTTAGTGTTTTCTTGCTTCTTTCTCCTTAGCCATGTGCCATCCTTTTGTTATGAAGGTGAAGCATATTGAAGTAGCAGAGTTTCTTGGAGGGAGGCTCTATGACTGTGTTTTCAAATACAATGAAGTTCAGAGTTAATTTTATCTCAGTGATCTTCTCTCTGTTTGACTTCTCCCCAACAGTGtgattattttttacaaaaattgagAATTGAGATTTGTGCTTGCTTAAATTGAGTATCTcaggttttatatttttttttaataaaacatttaaccAATAGAGTCGTGGTGTGCAGGGGTAGatctagaaaaatattttatatgggACACAATATATTTAAGTGAAATTGCAAAAAATGACTTAAActtaattttgaatataaaaatgtaCTTTCAAATTCAATTAAATGCAAAAAATAATCCAAAAAACTAGAGAAATTACAACAATCTTCTTATGACCAAATAAAAACATGTATTGAGTTTTACCATTATAACCCTCCGTGTGAAAAGACTTGCAAAGAAGTTGTATTTGTAAGTTTTTTCGTTcagtagatttttaaaataatttaaaattttttataaaatattttgattggaaaaaaattgaaatcatgtgataataaacatttctaaatgatgtaaattttgttttactaaaactgaattattttcaacatagatgagtgaatgtagattaattcatgataatctttggtttagggtttggtaacatatgttatagtatttttggtatttttaggttagattttgatttttttttaatttgacctatatgtgtttattgaatatctaataacttgatttaaacactttctaagtattttacaaatttaagaaaatgttttttgcttaattatttgattataggaTCTGGAAGATTCACATAAGAATTCTGACAAAATTTAGGACTTCCGTCTAAATTTTAGAAGAATTTAGGTTTTCTGCCAAAATCGAACTCTTCCAGAAATCTTTTAGAGGAAGTCTTCTGAgaattagatcttaaaaataattaataaattttatgtcaGGCATGATCATGACCTATTGGTACATGAAGGAAAAGAAGACCATGTATGTCAGGCATGCATTCTTCCAATTGAATTTGGTCGTTTCTTGTCTTGCAGGCAATGTGATTTCGCTCTCCACGAGGCATGTGGGAGTCTTCCCCGGAAGATGGAAAGTTCTTTGCATCGTCATCCATTAATCTTACGAATCGACATGATGAATATCGAAGAGGGATTCTTCACTTGCTCTATATGTCACCGAGAATCTTATGGATTCATGTATCAGTGTAGTCAAAAGGATTGTGGGTTCCAAATCGATGTAAATTGTGCTTCCTTTACGGATCCATTGGATATAGCCCACCCTCCACACCCTCTCTTTAATTCaacttcaaattttgaatatttgtgcAAGGGTTGTGATCAATATTCAACGAATGTGGTGTACTGTGTCATGTGCTACATCCGGTTGGAGTTCAAATGTGTGACTTTACCAAGATTGGTAAAATACAAGCACGACGTTCATCCACTCACTCTATATTGTGATAAAAGTTACCAGAGATTTAAGCAGTTTTCATGGGGTGAGATATGCGAAGAAGAAATAAATGTAGAGATGTTGTACTACATCTACCACGATTGCATCACCACTCTACATATTGGATGCATGATAGGGAAATATCCTTATCTGAAACCTAGTCATAGGATCAAAGTGGATGGTCTCACTAAAGAGATTACTACAACAGTAGTGTTTCTCGGTCGATTTGTCATACATGTCACCGTATCTGCCAAGACAAACTGGTTTTTATGATCAGCGGGAAAGATGTATGTTTCTGTTCTTTAGATTGTGTTCATTCTTCTagttgaagaactcacttccaTGTAAATGATTTATTAATAAGGTTATGTTGTTCTAATGTGAAttaactaaataataatttcGAGAAAATTCAGTAACCCTTGTCGGAATGCTCCAAGTGTAACTCCATCACCCACCATGATGCTTGTCAATACATTTATAGAAAAGAAGTATAATTGTTATTTGACTTTTAATGAAACCTAATTTGATCACTTTAACTATGTTTTGTATCCTCTATATATAATTGGTATTTGccaatgatattttaatttagtaaaaatagttttttagtTTAGAGATGTGAGAGAGCATATTATCCTGACACTTTAGCATAATGATAATTCTGTTAATAATTTATGTTTGTAAGGCTAGTTGGTAATAATGTTCCTCTTGTAATATACTGTACAAGGATGAATTCAGTTTGACCATTTTATggaatatataataatgaaaagtaacaaaaaataattcaatgcATATATTGTGAAACGTGAAGAGTATAATATGCTCCGGTAGATTATTAACCAGTGGGAGCACATGGGTTTCCGGTTTCCCTATCACGTTCCAATCTACCATATTGGGACCAACGTATGATTGACCTGTTTGGAACAACCTGAACTTTGGTTCCAAGACATCACTGTGATGACATTATTGAGACTTATTAGCTCATCATAATCCACATTCCACATCATTAAATTATTGCTCTTTTCATATATTCATATACATGTAATATGTTTGTGTGTTCATAGGCAGATGTTTTGTGTATTCGGCTGTAACAAAAGAAGAGATAGACCTCGGCTTGAAGCACAgtgtttatactttatattactCTCGTTGCCGTGtcattacataaattaaattagaaATATGCATTAGAAATCACACAACTTATATAGCAATTACATTTGTTATCAAATGGAAGATGATTGATCtctcaaaaacccaaaaaaggtCAAAGCTTTAAACAATGGAGATAAAACAATGTTCACCAAACTTTTAACAATcgttacaaacaaacaaaacagagAGACAACAGAAACAGTCCTCACATCTACTGATGAAACAGTGGGTTTTCTTATACATTTTAAACTCAAACCTTCAAGGGATTCACCTGCGTTCTTGCATCTATGAATCCAGTTATCTCTTCAGCCTTCTCTGGGATTGAAGATTGCAAATATTGATTCTGTGGAAACATTTGCAGCCTCACCGAGAAAATGTTCCAAAGACTCTGATATGTATTGTGTATGTGGCTACACATCTCTCATGCTGATGTTTAGGCTATTTTTCATTGTTCGTCTCCCAACACCAGCATTTCCCTTTTGCATCATCGCAACAAATTCGCCATAGTCAATCCGTCCATCCTATATCAAGAAACACCATATCAGCT
This genomic interval from Brassica napus cultivar Da-Ae chromosome A6, Da-Ae, whole genome shotgun sequence contains the following:
- the BNAA06G25850D gene encoding uncharacterized protein BNAA06G25850D produces the protein MSLRIKVVVDKFVEELKQALDADIQDRIMKEREMQSYIEEREREVAEREAAWKAELSRRETEIARQEARLKMERENLEKEKSVLMGTASNQDNQDGALEITVSGEKYRCLRFSKAKK
- the BNAA06G25860D gene encoding damage-control phosphatase At2g17340 isoform X3; this translates as MEMVPFPLIPKPIEVNYRACTIPYRFPSDNPKIATPTEISWINVFANSIPSFKKRAESDTTVSDAPARAQQFAERYGGILEDWKKDPESHGGPPDGVSLGRAREHLLRELGFMDIFKKVKDEENAKAISLFPEVVSLSDAIEDEGERLENLVRGMFAGNIFDLGSAQLAEVFSRDGLSFLATSQNLVPRPWVIDDLDSFQSNWFKNRWKKAVIFVDNSGADIILGILPFAREMLRRGMQVVLAANDLPAINDVTYTELTEILSQLNDEDGQLIGVDTSKLLVANSGNDLAVIDLSRVSQELADISADADLVIIEGMGRGIETNLYAQFKCDSLKIGMVKHIEVAEFLGGRLYDCVFKYNEVQS
- the BNAA06G25860D gene encoding damage-control phosphatase At2g17340 isoform X2 — encoded protein: MEMVPFPLIPKPIEVNYRACTIPYRFPSDNPKIATPTEISWINVFANSIPSFKKRAESDTTVSDAPARAQQFAERYGGILEDWKKDPESHGGPPDGVVSQKNGPLNCSDELCFTWSFMVCLQSLGRAREHLLRELGFMDIFKKVKDEENAKAISLFPEVVSLSDAIEDEGERLENLVRGMFAGNIFDLGSAQLAEVFSRDGLSFLATSQNLVPRPWVIDDLDSFQSNWFKNRWKKAVIFVDNSGADIILGILPFAREMLRRGMQVVLAANDLPAINDVTYTELTEILSQVANSGNDLAVIDLSRVSQELADISADADLVIIEGMGRGIETNLYAQFKCDSLKIGMVKHIEVAEFLGGRLYDCVFKYNEVQS
- the BNAA06G25860D gene encoding damage-control phosphatase At2g17340 isoform X1; this translates as MEMVPFPLIPKPIEVNYRACTIPYRFPSDNPKIATPTEISWINVFANSIPSFKKRAESDTTVSDAPARAQQFAERYGGILEDWKKDPESHGGPPDGVVSQKNGPLNCSDELCFTWSFMVCLQSLGRAREHLLRELGFMDIFKKVKDEENAKAISLFPEVVSLSDAIEDEGERLENLVRGMFAGNIFDLGSAQLAEVFSRDGLSFLATSQNLVPRPWVIDDLDSFQSNWFKNRWKKAVIFVDNSGADIILGILPFAREMLRRGMQVVLAANDLPAINDVTYTELTEILSQLNDEDGQLIGVDTSKLLVANSGNDLAVIDLSRVSQELADISADADLVIIEGMGRGIETNLYAQFKCDSLKIGMVKHIEVAEFLGGRLYDCVFKYNEVQS